A DNA window from Zingiber officinale cultivar Zhangliang chromosome 3A, Zo_v1.1, whole genome shotgun sequence contains the following coding sequences:
- the LOC122050894 gene encoding zinc finger protein 36-like — protein MATRDYHSLPSVSKVPKGRRTQRRHPSPLSLSWLTESEKKCALALQDLSRAPPVHNDEMTPAEEERSPLSQPEVEKRSQSLPSPYPSPPKQRQELSPISLPSLSQQYKPLPPQPPIRQPSPSVSPAPTTQRNQARYVCSQCGKVFSSYQALGGHKASHQKFPAEYRAAASAAVVTGAADQNKPHACSLCSKSFATGPALGGHMRAHYERIRRQATAENRPMAGPSSSLTECSTAMGLLIDLNQEAMPEAELAKEEETVSSHPAPAATATSPPPRFFTFF, from the coding sequence ATGGCGACCCGCGATTACCATTCTCTGCCGTCCGTCTCCAAGGTGCCTAAGGGCAGGCGAACACAGCGTCGCCACCCATCGCCTCTGTCGCTTTCTTGGCTCACCGAAAGTGAGAAGAAGTGTGCCCTCGCGCTCCAGGACTTATCAAGGGCTCCGCCCGTTCACAACGACGAGATGACTCCGGCAGAGGAAGAAAGGTCCCCGCTTTCtcagccggaggtggagaaacggAGCCAGTCACTTCCGTCGCCATACCCGTCTCCACCAAAACAGCGGCAAGAGTTGTCTCCAATTTCACTGCCGTCGCTGTCGCAGCAGTACAAGCCACTTCCGCCGCAGCCGCCTATCCGACAGCCGTCTCCGTCTGTATCTCCGGCTCCGACGACACAGCGCAACCAGGCGCGTTATGTATGTTCCCAGTGCGGTAAGGTGTTCTCTTCCTACCAGGCCTTGGGGGGCCACAAAGCAAGCCATCAGAAGTTCCCTGCCGAATACAGAGCCGCCGCGTCAGCGGCAGTCGTCACCGGAGCAGCGGACCAAAACAAGCCTCACGCTTGCTCTTTGTGCTCCAAGTCGTTCGCGACGGGGCCAGCGCTAGGCGGGCACATGAGGGCTCACTACGAGAGGATTAGACGGCAAGCCACAGCTGAGAACAGGCCGATGGCTGGGCCATCGTCTTCGCTGACTGAGTGCTCGACGGCGATGGGCTTGTTAATTGACCTCAACCAGGAGGCGATGCCGGAAGCGGAATTGGCTAAGGAAGAGGAAACAGTGAGCTCTCATCCGGCGCCGGCGGCAACGGCCACCTCTCCCCCTCCTCGCTTCTTTACTTTCTTTTAA